From the genome of Hydrogenophilus thermoluteolus, one region includes:
- a CDS encoding enoyl-CoA hydratase-related protein: MTAIPTLTDATLTLEQGVATLTLDRDDVRNALTGTALIDDIVTVAEWANRNDDVSALILTGAGAAFSAGGNIKEMAKRSGDFAGDVAEVAERYRRGIQRIPLALDSVEIPVIAAVNGPAIGAGFDLANMADIRIASTRAKFGETFLNLGIIPGDGGAWFLQRLIGYQRAFELTFSGRIIDAEEARALGIVLEVVEPEMLLPRATELAQRFAHQPKPALRFTKRLMKMARRLELKDFLDLCALFQGVCHNSPEHLAAVERFLHSKQR, from the coding sequence ATGACCGCGATCCCCACCCTGACCGATGCCACACTCACCCTCGAACAGGGGGTGGCCACGCTCACCCTCGATCGCGACGACGTACGCAACGCGCTGACTGGCACCGCACTCATCGACGACATCGTCACCGTCGCCGAATGGGCGAACCGCAACGATGACGTCTCGGCGCTGATCCTCACCGGTGCTGGCGCCGCCTTCTCTGCCGGTGGCAACATCAAAGAGATGGCGAAGCGCAGCGGTGACTTCGCCGGAGACGTCGCCGAAGTCGCCGAGCGCTACCGCAGAGGGATCCAACGGATCCCGTTGGCACTCGACAGCGTGGAAATCCCAGTGATTGCCGCGGTGAACGGGCCTGCGATCGGCGCGGGGTTCGATCTCGCGAACATGGCCGATATCCGCATCGCCTCCACGCGCGCCAAATTCGGCGAAACGTTCCTCAACCTCGGCATCATTCCCGGTGACGGCGGGGCGTGGTTTCTGCAACGGCTGATCGGCTACCAACGGGCGTTCGAGCTCACCTTTTCCGGGCGCATCATCGACGCCGAAGAGGCACGCGCGCTTGGGATCGTCCTCGAGGTGGTCGAACCCGAAATGCTCCTGCCGCGCGCCACCGAATTGGCCCAACGCTTTGCCCATCAACCGAAACCCGCGCTGCGTTTTACCAAACGGCTGATGAAGATGGCGCGACGGTTGGAACTGAAAGATTTCTTGGACCTCTGCGCCCTCTTTCAAGGCGTGTGCCACAATAGCCCAGAACACCTCGCCGCAGTCGAACGGTTCTTGCACAGCAAACAACGGTAG
- a CDS encoding enoyl-CoA hydratase/isomerase family protein: MSQPEHLIVTTTDQLCEIRFNRPHRLNAVVEGLYTELLAALAQAEADPDVRVVLLTGEGRAFCVGADLKAHQAGRTAFARRQYLRLEQQVCERIFHLAKPVVAAVNGYALGAGAEMAVASDFIVIAESAQIGFPEVTIGNFLGGGVTWLLPRLVGLAKARELLFFGERIDGREAARIGLAARVFPDATFREEARAFARQLAQRAPFSLQLVKEQLNHAGERTFDACLTAELEGMTFVATTQDWQEGIDAFAEKRAPRFQGK, from the coding sequence ATGTCCCAACCTGAACATCTGATCGTCACCACCACGGATCAACTCTGTGAAATTCGCTTCAACCGCCCGCACCGCCTCAATGCGGTCGTCGAAGGGCTCTATACCGAACTGCTGGCCGCGCTGGCCCAAGCCGAAGCCGACCCGGACGTGCGCGTCGTCCTCCTAACCGGGGAGGGACGCGCGTTCTGCGTCGGCGCCGACCTCAAAGCGCACCAGGCAGGGCGAACCGCGTTTGCGCGACGGCAATACCTACGGCTCGAACAGCAGGTATGCGAACGCATCTTCCATCTCGCCAAACCGGTCGTCGCTGCGGTAAACGGCTACGCGCTGGGCGCCGGTGCCGAAATGGCGGTCGCTTCGGACTTCATCGTGATCGCGGAAAGTGCCCAGATCGGTTTTCCCGAAGTGACCATCGGCAATTTCCTCGGCGGTGGGGTCACTTGGCTCTTACCCCGGTTGGTGGGGCTCGCCAAAGCCCGAGAACTTCTCTTTTTCGGCGAACGGATCGACGGTCGCGAAGCCGCGCGCATCGGGCTTGCAGCCCGAGTCTTCCCGGACGCCACCTTCCGCGAAGAAGCGCGCGCGTTTGCGCGGCAATTGGCGCAACGCGCGCCGTTCTCCCTCCAATTGGTCAAGGAACAGCTCAACCACGCAGGCGAACGCACCTTCGACGCCTGTCTCACTGCTGAACTCGAAGGAATGACCTTCGTTGCCACCACCCAGGACTGGCAAGAAGGGATCGATGCGTTCGCGGAAAAACGCGCTCCGCGCTTCCAAGGGAAATAA
- a CDS encoding HvfC/BufC N-terminal domain-containing protein translates to MDAWTAALLDPTRPPPAGLKTWNGSDPLVRFNVYRNNVVVSLCEALADTFPVTQAILGQETFWAVARAYLDAGNLPDSPQLVRYGATFPAFLATLPFVDRFPYLPDLSALEYAYVQAFHAADAAVLDPTVLQHALTQPEQLPNVRFVFHPSVAVIASRHPIATLWHAYHETADAIAFSQTAASIEPRAEPTWVVRSEETVYVIPVTPADARCLAALHHGEPLGTAVERAAADEASAYDPAALFALLLRHGALTQLILPETPGSNPTTGEMP, encoded by the coding sequence ATGGACGCATGGACCGCTGCGCTCTTGGATCCCACACGACCGCCACCTGCTGGCCTCAAAACCTGGAACGGTTCGGATCCACTCGTGCGCTTCAATGTCTACCGCAACAACGTCGTCGTTTCGCTCTGCGAAGCCCTCGCGGATACCTTTCCCGTCACGCAAGCCATTTTGGGGCAAGAGACATTCTGGGCCGTGGCACGTGCCTACCTCGACGCTGGGAACCTACCCGATTCGCCACAACTGGTTCGCTACGGAGCCACGTTTCCGGCGTTCCTGGCTACGCTCCCGTTTGTCGACCGCTTTCCCTACCTTCCAGACCTTTCGGCGCTCGAATACGCATACGTCCAAGCGTTTCACGCCGCCGACGCTGCGGTGCTCGATCCAACCGTGCTCCAACACGCATTGACCCAACCGGAGCAACTGCCCAACGTGCGCTTCGTTTTCCATCCGTCGGTCGCTGTCATTGCGTCGCGCCACCCCATCGCAACGCTGTGGCACGCCTACCACGAAACCGCCGATGCGATCGCGTTTTCGCAAACGGCTGCGTCGATCGAACCGCGCGCCGAACCGACTTGGGTCGTGCGCAGCGAAGAAACGGTCTATGTCATCCCCGTCACCCCTGCAGACGCGCGCTGCTTGGCCGCGTTGCACCACGGCGAACCGCTCGGTACCGCGGTCGAACGAGCAGCGGCGGACGAAGCGAGTGCGTACGATCCTGCTGCGCTCTTTGCCCTTTTGCTGCGTCATGGGGCACTCACACAGCTGATTTTGCCCGAAACGCCAGGATCCAACCCTACAACGGGAGAAATGCCATGA
- a CDS encoding DUF302 domain-containing protein produces the protein MTYTIDRILTGYTLDEAESRVRDALSAQGFGVLTEIDVSATMKKKLDKEMAGYKILGACNPNMAWQAIGLEPKIGAMLPCNVILREVDSGIEVSAIDPLASMAAIDNERLKAVAGQVRDLLAKVIAAL, from the coding sequence ATGACCTACACGATCGATCGGATACTCACAGGCTACACCCTCGACGAAGCGGAGTCCCGGGTTCGCGATGCCCTTTCCGCACAGGGATTTGGCGTGCTGACCGAAATCGATGTCTCGGCCACCATGAAAAAGAAACTTGACAAGGAGATGGCGGGCTACAAGATTCTGGGCGCCTGCAACCCGAATATGGCCTGGCAAGCCATCGGTCTGGAACCCAAAATAGGGGCGATGCTGCCTTGCAACGTGATTCTGCGGGAAGTAGATTCTGGGATCGAAGTCAGCGCCATTGATCCTCTTGCCTCGATGGCAGCGATTGACAATGAACGCCTCAAGGCCGTGGCCGGTCAGGTACGCGATCTCCTCGCCAAGGTGATCGCAGCGCTTTGA
- a CDS encoding cupredoxin domain-containing protein: protein MMLLNLLLIGAAAFIIYWFWLWKPASQDLPVQTHWKIIAENGAYTPGVIRVPAGQPVTLEITRKDPSPCAEQIVFEGANVTETLPLNKTVTVTVTWPAPGEYPFHCQMNMLKGRVEVV from the coding sequence ATGATGCTGCTCAACCTGCTTTTGATCGGCGCGGCGGCGTTCATCATCTACTGGTTCTGGTTGTGGAAACCGGCGAGCCAGGACCTGCCCGTGCAAACACACTGGAAAATCATCGCGGAAAACGGCGCCTACACGCCGGGCGTCATCCGTGTGCCCGCTGGCCAGCCCGTCACGTTGGAGATCACCCGCAAGGACCCGTCTCCCTGTGCGGAACAGATCGTGTTCGAGGGCGCCAACGTCACCGAAACCCTGCCCCTGAACAAGACCGTGACCGTCACGGTCACCTGGCCCGCACCGGGTGAGTACCCGTTTCACTGCCAGATGAACATGCTCAAGGGGCGGGTGGAGGTGGTGTAA
- a CDS encoding MerR family transcriptional regulator: MRVSELAKKAGVTPETVRYYTRQGLLHPQRDPNNGYQRYGHADYRTLVFIRKARQLGFSLKEITQILREAEKGHSPYPLVRDLFERRFAEICQKIETLTRLRDRMAEAMDTWQRMPDGQPDGHTICRLIEHWEQEDGNRERFL; this comes from the coding sequence ATGCGTGTCAGCGAATTGGCAAAGAAGGCCGGTGTGACACCGGAAACGGTGCGCTACTACACGCGGCAGGGACTACTCCACCCGCAACGTGACCCCAACAACGGTTACCAGCGCTACGGGCACGCTGACTACCGAACGCTGGTCTTCATCCGAAAAGCCCGTCAGTTGGGTTTTTCACTGAAGGAGATCACCCAAATCCTCCGTGAAGCGGAAAAAGGGCACTCTCCCTACCCTCTGGTTCGCGATCTCTTCGAACGCCGCTTTGCGGAAATCTGCCAAAAGATCGAGACGCTCACCCGCCTGCGTGACCGTATGGCCGAAGCGATGGACACATGGCAAAGGATGCCCGATGGCCAACCCGACGGGCACACCATCTGCCGGTTGATCGAACATTGGGAACAAGAGGACGGTAACCGGGAGCGATTCCTATGA
- a CDS encoding heavy metal translocating P-type ATPase produces MNERATGNRLLFRVEGMGCQNCVKKITNALIAQPGVTEVTIDLDAKRMKVTAALSAEAIAAIVTELGYPTTPLTDAETRPSARTAHGHPTEQHSAQSAAERTATNEGNDAPATATEAPAGRTCQLILTGVKCAACVAKVEEALRGVPGVTRASVNFAERTALVEGDADSDALVKAVEAAGYGAQVIQDDASAMDEKAAAEQAFYKARLRDMTVALGLGVPLMLYGVLGGEMSVQPGLSQWVWIGIGLLTLGVLVKSGGHFFKGAWSAFKGHTANMDTLVATGTGVAWLYSMVVVLIPEAVPESARHVYFEASAVIIGLINLGLALETRARGKTSQAIRRLLDLQAKTARVIRDGQELDIPVEAVQKDDLIRVRPGEKIPVDGEVTDGKSLVDESMLTGEPVPVEKQPGDTVAAGTLNKTGTFVFRATRVGKDTALAQIIQMVKRAQNAKPAIGRLADKISAVFVPVVMLIAIAAALIWLNFGPEPRIAHALVALTTVLIIACPCALGLATPMSIMVGVGKAAEYGVLIRNGDALQTASNLDVIVVDKTGTVTEGKPKVVAIESASLDERELLRLAAGLENSSEHPLALSVVDAARERGLDIPPAEQFEALSGKGVQGIVAGKRIQIGQIRWFQEQRIDFSAWQDKADAHARNAATPLYIAVDGQPVGLIAVADPIKPDSRDAIARLHQRGLKVVMLTGDVRTTAEAVARQAGIDEVIAEVLPQDKAHHVHQFKAQGLKVAMVGDGINDAPALAEADVGFAIGSGTDVAIESADVVLMRSSLHGVADAIEISAATVRNIYQNLFGAFIYNVAGIPIAAGLLYPFTGWLLNPVVAGAAMSLSSFTVVTNANRLRLFKPSRDTSSLPQGGI; encoded by the coding sequence ATGAACGAACGTGCGACAGGCAACCGACTGCTCTTTCGTGTGGAAGGAATGGGTTGCCAGAACTGTGTCAAAAAGATCACGAACGCACTCATAGCGCAGCCGGGCGTGACGGAGGTTACCATCGACCTCGACGCGAAGCGAATGAAAGTCACCGCGGCGTTGTCCGCGGAAGCGATCGCCGCGATCGTCACCGAACTGGGCTACCCCACCACACCACTGACCGATGCCGAAACCCGACCATCGGCGCGAACCGCGCATGGGCATCCCACCGAACAGCACAGTGCCCAGTCAGCCGCTGAGCGCACCGCCACGAACGAAGGGAATGACGCCCCCGCCACCGCAACGGAAGCGCCCGCCGGTCGGACCTGCCAGCTCATTCTGACCGGCGTCAAGTGCGCGGCGTGCGTCGCGAAGGTCGAGGAAGCACTCAGGGGCGTACCCGGTGTGACCCGCGCGAGTGTCAACTTCGCCGAGCGCACCGCACTGGTAGAAGGGGACGCGGACTCCGACGCGCTCGTCAAGGCTGTGGAAGCCGCGGGGTACGGCGCCCAGGTGATTCAGGACGATGCTTCGGCGATGGACGAGAAAGCCGCTGCGGAACAGGCCTTCTACAAGGCCCGCCTGCGCGACATGACCGTGGCGCTGGGCCTGGGTGTGCCGCTCATGCTCTATGGCGTATTGGGTGGCGAAATGTCGGTACAGCCGGGGCTTTCCCAATGGGTGTGGATCGGCATCGGCCTGCTGACGCTGGGCGTACTGGTCAAGAGCGGCGGTCACTTTTTCAAGGGCGCCTGGAGTGCCTTCAAGGGCCACACCGCCAACATGGATACGCTGGTGGCCACCGGTACGGGAGTCGCCTGGCTCTACTCCATGGTCGTCGTACTAATTCCTGAAGCGGTCCCGGAGAGCGCTCGTCATGTCTATTTCGAAGCCTCCGCGGTGATCATCGGCCTCATCAACCTCGGGCTGGCACTGGAAACCCGCGCCCGGGGCAAGACTTCCCAGGCCATCCGCCGCCTGCTGGATCTTCAGGCGAAGACTGCCCGCGTGATCCGTGATGGACAGGAGCTGGACATCCCGGTGGAAGCGGTGCAAAAAGACGACCTGATCAGGGTACGGCCCGGTGAGAAAATTCCCGTGGATGGCGAGGTGACCGACGGCAAGAGCCTGGTGGACGAATCGATGCTCACCGGCGAACCGGTACCGGTGGAGAAACAGCCCGGCGATACCGTAGCTGCTGGCACGCTCAACAAGACCGGCACGTTTGTCTTCCGCGCCACCCGCGTCGGCAAGGATACGGCACTGGCGCAGATCATCCAGATGGTCAAGCGGGCTCAGAACGCCAAACCAGCGATCGGGCGGCTGGCGGACAAGATCTCGGCCGTCTTCGTCCCCGTCGTCATGCTCATTGCCATTGCGGCAGCACTGATCTGGCTCAATTTCGGGCCGGAACCCCGCATCGCCCATGCACTGGTGGCCCTGACCACCGTGCTGATTATCGCCTGCCCCTGCGCATTGGGGCTCGCTACCCCCATGTCCATCATGGTGGGTGTGGGCAAGGCTGCAGAATATGGCGTTTTGATTCGCAACGGCGACGCCTTGCAAACCGCCAGCAATCTGGACGTGATCGTCGTGGACAAGACCGGCACGGTGACCGAAGGCAAACCCAAGGTCGTAGCGATCGAAAGCGCCTCGCTGGACGAAAGGGAACTGCTCCGGCTCGCGGCCGGACTCGAAAACAGCTCCGAACACCCGCTGGCCCTCTCCGTGGTGGACGCAGCCCGCGAACGCGGGCTGGACATTCCACCTGCCGAGCAGTTCGAAGCCCTGTCCGGCAAGGGTGTGCAAGGTATCGTCGCGGGCAAGCGCATCCAAATCGGCCAGATACGCTGGTTCCAAGAACAAAGAATCGACTTCAGCGCCTGGCAAGACAAGGCAGATGCCCATGCCCGCAATGCCGCCACCCCGCTCTACATCGCCGTGGACGGGCAACCGGTCGGCCTGATCGCCGTCGCTGACCCCATCAAACCGGACAGCCGCGACGCGATTGCCCGCCTCCATCAGCGCGGTCTGAAGGTCGTGATGCTCACCGGTGACGTACGCACCACCGCCGAAGCCGTAGCCCGTCAGGCCGGTATCGACGAAGTAATCGCCGAAGTGCTGCCTCAGGACAAAGCCCACCACGTGCACCAGTTCAAGGCGCAGGGGCTCAAAGTGGCGATGGTCGGCGACGGCATCAACGATGCGCCAGCACTGGCGGAAGCCGACGTGGGCTTCGCGATCGGCAGTGGCACTGATGTGGCGATCGAAAGCGCCGACGTGGTCCTCATGCGGAGCTCCCTGCACGGGGTCGCCGACGCGATCGAAATCTCCGCCGCCACGGTGCGCAACATATACCAGAACCTGTTTGGTGCCTTTATCTACAATGTGGCCGGCATCCCCATTGCGGCAGGGCTGCTCTACCCCTTTACCGGCTGGCTGCTCAATCCGGTGGTGGCTGGGGCAGCGATGTCCCTGTCGTCCTTTACCGTAGTCACCAACGCCAACCGCCTGCGGTTGTTCAAACCTTCACGCGACACATCCAGCCTACCACAGGGAGGAATCTGA
- a CDS encoding DoxX family protein has product MERIPHSVIALLGRFSIAAVFWKSGQTKVEGFAVDLVEGTWSLGWPRFADSTIDLFRYEYNLPFIPPEIAAPLAAFAEHLFPILLLVGLATRFSALALLIMTAVIQIFVYPDAYPTHGVWATVLLYLIARGPGVIAIDHWVARRYRDLAA; this is encoded by the coding sequence ATGGAACGCATCCCGCACAGCGTGATCGCACTCCTTGGGCGCTTTTCGATCGCCGCAGTCTTCTGGAAATCGGGTCAGACCAAGGTCGAAGGATTCGCGGTCGACCTCGTCGAGGGCACCTGGTCTTTGGGGTGGCCGCGCTTTGCCGATTCGACGATCGATCTTTTCCGCTACGAGTACAACCTGCCATTCATCCCGCCCGAAATTGCGGCACCGCTCGCCGCGTTCGCGGAACACCTCTTCCCGATCTTGCTCTTAGTCGGTTTAGCGACGCGGTTTTCGGCGCTCGCCCTCCTGATCATGACCGCGGTGATCCAGATTTTCGTCTATCCCGACGCGTATCCCACCCATGGTGTCTGGGCCACCGTGCTGCTCTACCTCATTGCCCGCGGCCCGGGCGTGATCGCGATCGATCACTGGGTAGCGCGCCGTTACCGCGATCTTGCGGCATAA
- a CDS encoding YiiX/YebB-like N1pC/P60 family cysteine hydrolase: MLKRVGQWLARYLTRPIHFHTLTPPTPPERLLAVLQPGDVLLVEGNNRISTAIKYLTQSTWSHAALFVGSEPLQARGKPHDHCFIEADLVEGVRSVGITQYAGLNTRICRPVGLRPEDRENLIRFALDRLGNQYDLRNVVDLARYLLPTPPVPTNWRRRMLALGSGDPTRAICSTLLAQAFQAIGYPILPLITTEPIHSPECLGCQREIWQMRHHSLFVPRDFDLSPYFDCVTKFFFTLYLRVLPQQGHLRSCRAMCWAIQ; this comes from the coding sequence ATGTTGAAACGGGTGGGCCAATGGCTCGCCCGCTATCTCACCCGTCCGATCCATTTCCACACGCTGACACCGCCCACCCCGCCCGAACGCCTGCTCGCGGTGCTGCAGCCAGGCGACGTCCTTTTGGTCGAAGGCAACAACCGGATCAGCACCGCGATCAAATACCTGACGCAATCGACCTGGTCCCACGCCGCGCTGTTCGTCGGCTCCGAACCGTTACAGGCACGCGGCAAACCGCACGACCACTGCTTCATCGAAGCCGACCTCGTCGAAGGGGTACGCAGCGTGGGGATCACGCAATACGCCGGTTTGAACACGCGCATCTGTCGTCCCGTCGGCTTACGCCCCGAAGATCGGGAAAACCTGATTCGCTTCGCGCTCGACCGCCTGGGTAACCAGTACGACTTGCGAAACGTGGTCGATCTGGCGCGCTATCTGTTGCCCACCCCGCCGGTACCCACCAACTGGCGCCGCCGAATGCTCGCGCTCGGCAGCGGCGATCCAACGCGTGCGATCTGTTCCACTTTGCTCGCACAAGCTTTTCAAGCGATCGGTTACCCGATCCTGCCGCTCATCACGACGGAACCGATCCACTCGCCAGAATGTCTGGGCTGCCAACGCGAAATTTGGCAGATGCGCCACCACAGCCTCTTCGTCCCGCGCGATTTCGACCTTTCTCCTTATTTTGACTGTGTCACAAAATTTTTCTTCACCCTCTACCTACGCGTTCTCCCGCAGCAGGGACACCTCAGAAGCTGTCGGGCGATGTGTTGGGCAATCCAATAG
- a CDS encoding acetate--CoA ligase family protein, giving the protein MVKVRRKRSVQHLPQQSFLHPILAPDSIAIIGASADPTKRGYKALVGLIKDGFEGRIYPINPKTDRILGIPTLPSVDALPEPVDLALICTPAATVPELVRQCGEKGVKGVVVLAAGFRESGEAGAQLEQALVEAARATGVRVIGPNTNGLFNLHKKVNLLGLTNVQPGGVGLISQSGNMLLALTLEAENYGQIGFSTYVGPGNQADVGFSDYLQYLGEEVNTEVAAFYVEGFNNGRQFIDTARAVTAVKPVVVYKSGTTAAGRQAAKSHTGSLAGSYAMTVDLLRQVGISVVHDSDEILPVAEGLSRMQKAAGKRVAILSDGGGQATIATDRLTEAGLELATLTEETQAALRAILLPHANTSNPVDVAGTSDTDPYVLAQCLEILERDPNVDQLFLVGMFGGYHLRFAEHLIGQEMRAAETIIELVARTAKPVVIHSLYTPVKPPPIRRLREEGIPVYASIEHAARTLAALGERGIYLKNRNKQTQVVTFEPDPEGLALFERANHEGRNLYEHEAKQLLQRHGVTVPEEILVRHPDELEGLSARFGQQPLAMKVVSRDILHKSDAGGVRLNLHSDASLRAAYDDILASCRNYQPGADIHGVLVSPMAPRGVEVIVGVVRDPAFGPVLMFGLGGIYVEVLEDVAFRAIPISRYDAEAMIDQIKGRKILAGVRGEAAVDRKALADLLVTVSGLVHAYPQISELDLNPVIAYPKGYAVVDARIICNPGV; this is encoded by the coding sequence ATGGTCAAAGTCCGCCGCAAACGCAGTGTGCAACACCTGCCCCAACAGAGCTTCCTCCACCCGATCCTCGCCCCGGACTCGATCGCGATCATCGGCGCCTCTGCCGACCCCACCAAGCGCGGTTACAAAGCGCTCGTGGGGCTCATCAAAGACGGGTTCGAAGGCCGTATCTACCCGATCAACCCGAAAACCGACCGCATCCTCGGCATTCCCACCCTTCCCTCGGTCGATGCGCTGCCCGAACCGGTCGATCTTGCCCTCATCTGCACCCCCGCGGCAACCGTTCCCGAACTCGTACGGCAGTGCGGGGAAAAAGGGGTCAAAGGGGTCGTCGTGCTCGCCGCCGGTTTCCGGGAAAGCGGCGAAGCAGGTGCGCAGCTCGAACAGGCACTCGTCGAAGCCGCACGGGCAACGGGTGTACGGGTCATCGGCCCTAACACCAACGGGCTCTTCAACCTGCACAAAAAGGTTAACCTGTTGGGGCTCACCAACGTGCAGCCGGGTGGCGTGGGCCTCATCTCACAATCGGGTAACATGCTCCTTGCGCTGACGCTCGAAGCGGAAAATTACGGGCAAATCGGCTTTTCCACCTACGTCGGTCCTGGGAACCAAGCAGACGTCGGTTTCAGCGACTACCTGCAATACCTAGGGGAAGAGGTCAACACCGAAGTCGCCGCGTTCTACGTCGAAGGCTTCAACAACGGACGCCAATTCATCGATACCGCCCGTGCGGTGACCGCCGTCAAACCGGTCGTCGTCTACAAATCCGGCACCACCGCCGCGGGTCGCCAAGCGGCGAAATCCCACACCGGGTCGCTTGCCGGCAGCTACGCGATGACGGTCGATCTGTTACGGCAAGTGGGAATCAGCGTCGTGCACGATTCCGACGAAATCTTACCCGTTGCCGAAGGGCTATCCCGGATGCAGAAAGCTGCCGGTAAACGGGTTGCGATCCTCTCCGACGGGGGCGGACAGGCAACGATCGCAACGGACCGCTTGACCGAAGCGGGACTGGAACTCGCTACGCTTACGGAAGAGACCCAAGCGGCGCTGCGCGCGATTTTGCTGCCACACGCCAATACCAGCAACCCCGTCGACGTCGCGGGCACCAGCGACACCGACCCGTACGTACTCGCCCAATGTCTGGAGATCCTCGAGCGCGACCCCAACGTCGATCAACTCTTTCTCGTCGGGATGTTCGGCGGCTACCACCTCCGTTTCGCTGAACACCTGATCGGCCAGGAGATGCGGGCAGCGGAAACGATAATCGAACTCGTCGCACGCACCGCAAAACCGGTGGTGATCCACAGCCTCTACACCCCGGTAAAACCGCCACCGATACGCCGTCTCCGTGAAGAGGGCATCCCGGTCTATGCCTCGATCGAGCACGCCGCGCGCACCCTGGCCGCGCTTGGCGAGCGCGGTATCTACCTCAAAAACCGCAACAAACAGACCCAAGTGGTCACGTTCGAACCCGATCCTGAAGGGCTGGCGCTCTTCGAACGCGCGAACCACGAAGGGCGTAACCTCTACGAGCACGAAGCGAAACAGCTTTTGCAGCGTCATGGGGTCACCGTCCCCGAAGAAATTTTGGTGCGCCACCCCGACGAACTCGAAGGGCTCTCTGCGCGTTTCGGCCAGCAACCCTTGGCGATGAAGGTCGTCTCGCGTGACATCCTCCACAAATCGGACGCCGGGGGCGTGCGCTTGAATCTGCACAGTGACGCGTCGCTGCGTGCGGCGTACGACGACATCCTCGCTTCGTGCCGCAACTATCAACCGGGCGCGGATATCCACGGCGTCTTGGTCTCCCCGATGGCGCCGCGCGGGGTTGAAGTGATCGTCGGAGTCGTTCGCGACCCGGCGTTTGGGCCGGTCCTGATGTTCGGTCTGGGCGGCATCTACGTAGAAGTCCTGGAAGATGTTGCCTTTCGCGCCATCCCCATCTCCCGCTACGACGCCGAAGCGATGATCGACCAGATCAAAGGACGGAAAATCCTTGCGGGTGTCCGCGGCGAAGCGGCAGTGGACCGCAAAGCGCTCGCCGATCTGCTGGTGACCGTATCGGGCTTGGTGCACGCCTACCCGCAAATCTCGGAACTCGACCTCAACCCGGTGATCGCCTACCCGAAAGGGTATGCGGTAGTCGACGCCCGTATCATCTGCAACCCCGGTGTCTGA
- the bufB gene encoding MNIO family bufferin maturase has protein sequence MIRTSPSQLPARAGIGLKPEHFRAIQESWPDIGFFEIHAENYFVAGGPFHRNLERIRERYALSIHGVGLSLGGEAPLDRTHLRRLKHLLDRYQPESFSEHLAWSSHQGYYLNDLLPLPYTNETLTRVCTHIDQTQEALGCRLLLENPATYLEFATSTWSESDFLQEVVRRTGCGLLLDVNNLYISAINHHRDPVAMLETLPLHAVGEIHVAGFHRDRDAAGSPLLIDTHGAAVDDAVWTLYQKALAHLGPVATLLERDQNLPLLVELVAEAQIAERYLLAAHPESAITAPLESV, from the coding sequence ATGATTCGCACGTCGCCATCGCAGCTTCCCGCACGCGCCGGAATCGGTCTCAAACCGGAACACTTCCGCGCCATCCAAGAGTCATGGCCGGACATCGGTTTTTTCGAGATTCACGCCGAAAACTACTTCGTCGCGGGCGGTCCCTTTCATCGCAACCTAGAACGCATCCGCGAACGGTACGCGCTCTCGATTCATGGCGTTGGCCTTTCACTGGGTGGTGAAGCGCCGCTTGACCGTACGCACCTGCGCCGTCTGAAACACCTACTCGATCGCTACCAACCGGAATCGTTTTCGGAGCATCTTGCGTGGTCTTCGCACCAAGGCTACTACCTCAACGACCTCTTGCCGCTTCCTTATACGAACGAAACGCTGACTCGCGTTTGCACCCATATCGACCAAACGCAAGAGGCACTGGGCTGCCGTCTGCTCCTGGAAAACCCGGCGACGTACCTCGAATTCGCCACTTCGACCTGGAGCGAAAGCGATTTCCTTCAGGAAGTCGTCCGCCGCACCGGCTGTGGGCTACTGCTCGATGTCAATAACCTCTACATCAGCGCAATCAACCACCACCGCGACCCTGTCGCGATGCTCGAAACGCTTCCCCTTCACGCGGTCGGAGAGATCCACGTCGCGGGCTTTCACCGCGACCGTGACGCTGCGGGAAGTCCGCTCCTGATCGACACCCACGGGGCGGCGGTCGATGACGCGGTCTGGACGCTCTACCAAAAAGCGTTGGCCCATCTCGGTCCGGTGGCAACGCTGCTGGAACGCGATCAGAACCTACCGCTGCTTGTCGAACTGGTTGCAGAAGCTCAGATCGCCGAGCGCTATCTCCTAGCTGCGCACCCGGAATCTGCGATTACGGCCCCGCTGGAGTCTGTGTGA